A genomic window from Caballeronia sp. SBC1 includes:
- a CDS encoding DUF2059 domain-containing protein: MQKQFKQWMLLAALVPAFASAQSLQSQATTPAADAATAAPDPAKQAAIKDLLDAIDAQKLVGAIGNSAQMQSKQLVPAILSDALSENKTMNDKQKQAAVPQLQKDTVPKLVDSAGQVFATDSFRQDAMQAQYDAYAKYYTTSEIKDLTTFYKSPTGRKFIQVQDQVGRDVVNGLMQKYMPQSIKATRAQADKEVAAVKPK; the protein is encoded by the coding sequence ATGCAAAAACAGTTTAAACAATGGATGTTGCTGGCTGCTTTGGTACCGGCTTTCGCATCGGCTCAATCGCTCCAGAGCCAAGCTACGACGCCGGCTGCAGACGCAGCCACAGCGGCACCGGATCCGGCGAAGCAAGCTGCGATCAAGGACCTGCTGGACGCAATCGACGCGCAAAAGCTCGTCGGCGCCATTGGTAACAGCGCACAAATGCAGTCGAAGCAACTGGTTCCGGCCATCCTGTCCGACGCGTTGAGCGAAAACAAGACGATGAACGACAAGCAGAAGCAGGCCGCCGTTCCTCAGCTCCAGAAGGACACGGTACCGAAGCTGGTTGATTCGGCAGGTCAGGTCTTCGCGACCGACTCGTTCCGTCAGGACGCCATGCAGGCTCAGTACGACGCGTACGCGAAGTACTACACGACGTCTGAAATCAAAGACCTGACGACGTTCTACAAGAGCCCGACGGGTCGCAAGTTCATCCAGGTTCAAGACCAGGTTGGTCGTGACGTGGTGAACGGTCTGATGCAGAAGTACATGCCGCAATCGATCAAGGCCACCCGCGCGCAAGCGGACAAGGAAGTGGCTGCTGTCAAGCCGAAGTAA
- the ubiG gene encoding bifunctional 2-polyprenyl-6-hydroxyphenol methylase/3-demethylubiquinol 3-O-methyltransferase UbiG produces the protein MINADPHELQKFSELAHRWWDPNAEFKPLHELNPVRLDWIDAHAHLPGKRALDIGCGGGILSESMAVRGAKVKGVDLSSSALGVADLHSLESGVEVEYEEIAAETLAAREPGTYDVVTCMEMLEHVPDPAGIVQACATLVKPGGWVFFSTLNRNAKAYLFAVIGAEYIARMLPRGTHDYSRFIKPSELAQYVRSAQLDIVEIKGITYRPLSKHFGLSNDSSINYLMACRRVA, from the coding sequence ATGATCAATGCCGATCCCCACGAGCTTCAAAAATTCAGCGAGCTGGCTCACCGCTGGTGGGACCCGAATGCGGAGTTCAAGCCGCTGCACGAACTCAATCCGGTACGACTCGACTGGATCGACGCTCATGCACATCTGCCGGGCAAACGCGCGCTGGATATCGGTTGTGGCGGCGGCATCCTGTCTGAATCGATGGCCGTGCGTGGCGCCAAGGTGAAAGGCGTGGATTTGTCGTCGAGCGCGCTGGGCGTGGCTGACCTGCATAGCCTGGAAAGCGGCGTTGAGGTGGAATACGAGGAGATTGCTGCCGAGACGCTGGCGGCGCGGGAACCCGGCACCTATGACGTGGTGACCTGCATGGAGATGCTTGAGCATGTGCCGGACCCCGCGGGGATCGTGCAGGCGTGCGCAACGCTCGTCAAACCCGGTGGCTGGGTGTTTTTCTCCACGCTCAACCGTAATGCCAAGGCGTATTTGTTCGCGGTGATCGGCGCGGAATACATTGCCCGTATGCTGCCGCGCGGCACGCACGATTACTCGCGTTTCATCAAGCCGTCAGAACTTGCGCAATACGTGCGTTCCGCGCAACTTGATATCGTCGAGATCAAGGGGATTACCTACCGGCCGCTCAGCAAGCACTTCGGCCTCTCTAACGACTCCAGCATCAACTATCTGATGGCTTGCCGCCGTGTTGCCTGA
- a CDS encoding NAD(P)H-dependent oxidoreductase subunit E encodes MPHNHQNQPAGTPDERVARHLKKGASLLAVLHAIQDEAGYIPADVIAPLAQAMSLSRAEVHGVITYYHHFRSEPPARVTVQLCRAEACRSMGTEALAAHIEGHTGCKFDSGHQTDTELETVYCLGQCALSPAMTINGELHARVTPQKFERLYEAARASAEDLV; translated from the coding sequence ATGCCTCATAACCACCAGAATCAGCCGGCCGGTACGCCCGATGAGCGCGTCGCGCGCCATCTGAAAAAGGGTGCGTCGCTGCTCGCCGTACTGCACGCCATCCAGGACGAAGCCGGCTACATTCCCGCCGATGTCATCGCCCCGCTCGCTCAGGCCATGTCGCTGTCGCGCGCGGAAGTGCACGGCGTGATCACCTATTACCACCATTTCCGCTCCGAACCGCCCGCGCGCGTGACCGTGCAGCTGTGTCGTGCCGAGGCCTGCCGGAGCATGGGCACGGAGGCGCTGGCGGCGCATATTGAAGGGCATACGGGGTGCAAGTTCGATTCCGGTCATCAAACTGATACGGAGCTCGAGACCGTGTATTGCCTCGGGCAATGCGCGCTGTCGCCGGCCATGACCATCAACGGCGAGTTGCATGCCCGCGTCACACCCCAGAAGTTCGAGCGGCTGTATGAAGCGGCGCGCGCAAGCGCGGAGGACCTGGTATGA
- the gph gene encoding phosphoglycolate phosphatase (PGP is an essential enzyme in the glycolate salvage pathway in higher organisms (photorespiration in plants). Phosphoglycolate results from the oxidase activity of RubisCO in the Calvin cycle when concentrations of carbon dioxide are low relative to oxygen. This enzyme is a member of the Haloacid Dehalogenase (HAD) superfamily of aspartate-nucleophile hydrolase enzymes (PF00702).) — MSDDPTPLPQHQIDKRRLKLCHAVLFDLDGTIADTAPDLVAAVNKMRHDRGLEMRPLEILRPLASAGARGLLGGAFEIGPEHPDYASMREEFLANYEADLCIETTLFPGIDELLNQLDARGVRWGIVTNKATRLAEPLVALLGLAERSACLVCGDTTPHSKPHPAPLLHAAELMEEAPERVVYVGDDLRDVQAGFAAGMVTVAAAYGYCGTDLPPNRWHADHVVETTIELQHLLRDVQ; from the coding sequence ATGAGCGACGACCCGACGCCGCTGCCCCAGCATCAGATTGACAAGAGGCGGCTCAAGCTTTGCCACGCGGTGCTGTTCGACCTCGATGGAACCATCGCCGACACCGCGCCCGACCTCGTTGCAGCGGTCAACAAGATGCGGCACGACCGCGGGCTTGAAATGCGACCGCTGGAAATTTTACGGCCGCTGGCGTCGGCGGGCGCGCGCGGCCTGTTGGGCGGCGCGTTCGAGATCGGTCCGGAGCATCCGGATTACGCGTCCATGCGCGAGGAGTTTCTCGCCAACTACGAAGCGGATTTGTGTATCGAGACGACGCTGTTTCCGGGTATCGACGAATTGCTCAATCAACTCGATGCACGCGGCGTGCGCTGGGGCATTGTGACCAATAAGGCGACGCGGCTGGCTGAACCGCTAGTGGCGCTGCTGGGACTGGCTGAGCGCTCGGCCTGTCTTGTTTGCGGCGATACCACCCCGCATTCGAAGCCGCATCCCGCGCCGTTGCTTCATGCCGCAGAATTAATGGAAGAGGCGCCAGAGCGTGTGGTGTACGTAGGTGACGACCTGCGCGACGTCCAGGCCGGTTTCGCGGCCGGCATGGTCACGGTGGCGGCCGCCTACGGTTACTGCGGGACGGACTTGCCGCCCAACCGGTGGCATGCGGATCACGTGGTGGAAACGACAATTGAGTTGCAACATCTGCTACGCGACGTGCAATAA
- a CDS encoding substrate-binding domain-containing protein, translating to MIDVECRTELVLRDAAGREASLSAAVPLLLLVSQTGSIAQAASAKGLSYRHAWGLLRDIETRLGGALITKSRGRGSVLSELGEAVLRAQRLSNERLDGPLQALASEVAGELNRRLSRTVSEIRIHASHGYAVAALVGALAAKQIPADIKYRESAEAVSALARGECELAGFHLPIGEFRASCAEIYRPWLDAGRHRLIHLTRRTQGLFLPKGNPKGIRGLHDLARDDIRFVNRQPGSGTRMLLDLALRQIGVDPASINGYATAELTHSAIAAFVASGMADLGFGVQPAAQQFALDFIPIIEEDYLFACDRDKLNDAGLSGLLEVLRSDAFRDSVAHLEGYDPAFCGQLLELEAALSGATGNAR from the coding sequence ATGATCGATGTCGAATGCCGTACGGAGCTCGTCCTGCGCGACGCCGCCGGCCGCGAAGCCAGTCTCAGCGCGGCCGTGCCGCTTCTGCTGCTCGTTTCACAGACCGGCAGCATTGCGCAAGCCGCGTCGGCTAAGGGTTTATCCTATCGGCACGCGTGGGGCCTTTTGCGCGACATAGAGACACGGTTGGGCGGCGCGCTGATAACGAAGTCACGTGGACGCGGGTCGGTGCTGTCGGAGCTCGGCGAAGCCGTGTTGCGGGCGCAGCGTCTGTCGAACGAGCGGCTCGACGGGCCCCTTCAGGCGTTGGCCAGCGAAGTGGCCGGCGAACTGAACCGACGGCTGTCGCGCACGGTGAGCGAGATACGGATTCACGCCTCGCACGGGTACGCCGTCGCGGCGCTGGTGGGCGCGCTGGCCGCGAAGCAAATTCCCGCCGACATCAAGTATCGCGAGAGTGCTGAAGCCGTCAGCGCGCTCGCGCGCGGCGAGTGCGAGCTGGCGGGTTTCCACTTGCCTATCGGCGAATTCCGCGCGAGTTGCGCCGAGATCTACCGCCCTTGGCTGGACGCGGGGCGGCATCGGCTGATTCATCTGACACGGCGCACGCAGGGCTTGTTTCTGCCGAAGGGCAATCCCAAAGGCATACGCGGCTTGCACGATCTCGCCCGCGACGACATCCGCTTCGTCAACCGTCAACCCGGCTCGGGCACGCGCATGCTGCTGGATCTGGCGCTGCGCCAGATTGGCGTCGATCCTGCGAGCATCAACGGCTACGCCACCGCCGAACTGACGCATTCGGCCATTGCTGCGTTCGTCGCGAGCGGCATGGCCGATCTTGGCTTCGGGGTACAGCCGGCCGCACAGCAGTTCGCGCTGGACTTCATCCCGATTATCGAAGAGGACTACTTGTTCGCGTGCGACCGCGACAAACTCAACGACGCCGGACTCAGCGGCCTGCTGGAGGTGCTGCGCAGCGACGCGTTCCGTGACAGCGTGGCGCATTTGGAGGGCTATGACCCGGCTTTTTGCGGGCAACTGCTGGAACTCGAGGCGGCGCTCAGCGGAGCGACCGGAAACGCGCGGTAA
- the serC gene encoding 3-phosphoserine/phosphohydroxythreonine transaminase, translating to MRVFNFSAGPAAMPEEVLRQAADEMLDWHGSGMSVMEMSHRGAEFMSIHEAALTDLRDLLKVPASHRILFLQGGGIGENAIVPLNMLGARKTADFVVTGSWSQKSFKEAQKYGTPHIAANGKTEQGFTHVPRIAEWHLSDDPAYVHICTNETIDGVETFEIPDLGSVPLVADASSHILSRPMDIAKYGVLFGGAQKNIGMAGVTVVIVREDLLDRALGICPSAFEWKTVAANNSMYNTPPTYAIYIAGLVFQWLKKQGGLEAMEARSIEKSTLLYDAIDASSFYLNKVERQSRSRMNVPFFLADESRNEAFLAGAKARGLLQLKGHKSVGGMRASIYNAVPLEAVKTLVEYMKEFEQASA from the coding sequence ATGCGCGTGTTCAATTTCTCCGCTGGTCCTGCAGCAATGCCCGAAGAAGTACTCCGTCAAGCCGCCGACGAAATGCTCGATTGGCACGGTAGCGGCATGAGTGTGATGGAAATGAGCCATCGCGGCGCTGAGTTCATGTCGATCCATGAAGCCGCGCTCACTGATCTTCGCGATCTGCTGAAAGTGCCCGCGTCGCACAGGATTCTGTTCCTGCAGGGCGGCGGCATAGGCGAGAACGCGATCGTCCCGCTGAACATGCTGGGTGCGCGTAAAACCGCGGACTTCGTTGTGACCGGCTCGTGGTCGCAGAAATCGTTCAAGGAAGCGCAGAAGTACGGCACGCCCCACATTGCTGCAAACGGCAAGACGGAGCAGGGTTTCACGCATGTGCCGAGGATCGCCGAATGGCATCTTTCCGACGATCCGGCCTACGTCCACATCTGCACGAACGAAACAATTGACGGTGTCGAGACCTTTGAGATTCCCGATCTCGGTTCGGTGCCGCTGGTCGCCGACGCGTCGTCGCACATTCTTTCCCGCCCCATGGACATCGCGAAATATGGCGTGCTGTTCGGCGGCGCGCAGAAAAACATTGGCATGGCAGGCGTGACGGTCGTGATCGTGCGCGAGGATCTGCTCGACCGCGCGTTGGGGATCTGCCCGTCGGCGTTCGAATGGAAGACGGTCGCCGCGAACAATTCCATGTACAACACGCCGCCTACCTACGCCATCTACATTGCGGGCCTGGTGTTCCAGTGGCTGAAAAAGCAGGGCGGCCTGGAAGCCATGGAAGCACGCAGTATCGAAAAGTCGACGCTGCTGTACGACGCCATCGACGCCAGCAGTTTCTATCTGAACAAAGTCGAGCGTCAGTCGCGCTCGAGGATGAACGTACCGTTCTTTCTCGCCGACGAATCCCGTAACGAAGCATTCCTGGCCGGCGCGAAAGCGCGTGGCCTGCTGCAGCTGAAAGGCCACAAGTCGGTCGGCGGCATGCGCGCGTCCATCTATAACGCGGTGCCGCTCGAAGCGGTGAAGACGCTCGTTGAATATATGAAGGAATTCGAGCAGGCCAGCGCCTGA
- the pheA gene encoding prephenate dehydratase: MDDDLNSRLIPLRERIDALDAQLIALLNQRAAVALEVGEVKKHFNAPVFRPERELQVIARLQEMSEGPLADDHISSIWREIMAASRALEQTLRAAYLGPVGTYSEQAMFEYFGHSIEGVPCPSIDEVFRSVEAGAAEFGVVPVENSAEGAVSRTLDLLLQTSLVISGELALPIHHNLLTASGTLNGVTRVFAHPQALAQCQHWLTANAPTLARQAVSSNAEAARLAVGDPTIAAIAGDRAATHYGLGVVSAMIQDDPHNRTRFVMIGKERTGVSGYDQTSLIVSVANEPGALLKLLEPLARHGVSMTRFESRPARVGTWEYYFYIDVEGHREDAAVAAALKELGEKAEFLKILGSYPRAR, from the coding sequence ATGGACGACGACCTTAATTCACGACTCATACCGCTGCGCGAACGCATCGACGCACTCGACGCGCAGCTGATCGCGCTCCTGAACCAGCGCGCCGCCGTGGCGCTCGAAGTGGGCGAGGTGAAGAAGCATTTCAACGCGCCGGTGTTTCGCCCCGAGCGCGAGTTGCAGGTGATCGCGCGGCTTCAGGAAATGAGCGAAGGGCCACTCGCCGACGATCACATCAGCTCGATCTGGCGCGAGATCATGGCCGCGAGCCGCGCGCTTGAGCAGACGCTGCGCGCCGCGTATCTCGGTCCGGTCGGGACCTACAGCGAGCAGGCAATGTTCGAGTATTTCGGACATTCCATTGAAGGCGTGCCGTGTCCTTCCATCGACGAAGTGTTTCGTTCGGTTGAAGCCGGTGCGGCTGAGTTTGGCGTGGTGCCGGTTGAGAACTCCGCGGAAGGCGCGGTCTCGCGCACGCTGGATCTGTTGCTGCAAACGTCGCTGGTGATCAGCGGCGAACTGGCTTTGCCGATTCACCACAATCTGTTGACGGCGTCCGGCACGCTCAATGGCGTGACGCGCGTGTTCGCGCATCCGCAAGCGCTCGCGCAATGCCAACACTGGCTGACGGCGAATGCGCCCACGCTCGCGCGTCAGGCGGTATCGAGCAATGCTGAAGCGGCGCGGCTGGCGGTGGGCGACCCGACCATTGCGGCTATCGCGGGTGATCGGGCGGCCACGCATTACGGACTCGGCGTGGTCAGCGCGATGATCCAGGACGACCCGCACAATCGCACGCGCTTCGTGATGATCGGCAAGGAACGCACGGGCGTGAGCGGGTATGACCAGACGTCGCTGATCGTGTCGGTGGCGAACGAACCGGGCGCGTTGCTGAAATTGCTGGAACCGCTGGCACGTCATGGCGTGTCCATGACCCGTTTCGAGTCGCGCCCCGCGCGCGTCGGCACGTGGGAATACTACTTTTATATCGACGTGGAAGGACATCGCGAGGACGCAGCGGTCGCCGCTGCGCTCAAGGAGCTGGGCGAAAAGGCCGAGTTCCTCAAGATCCTCGGCTCGTACCCGCGCGCTCGTTAA
- a CDS encoding glycosyltransferase family 4 protein, whose amino-acid sequence MRILQVILAPRLSGAEVLAKGVAIGHQRGGHDVCITSLMPEHDDFQHISAELRTNNVVCFFPQRSLGRVGRLLFLHRAIRRFKPDIIFAHATIPALYVRALPTRVPIVWVMHSGANDFANNALLFAERLLSGRAKAVIGVSQKNIDDYVKEVGSHPSMIVVPNGVDISRFEQVSEPLPSTGFRQIVQIGRYIPEKNQLQTVQAFSRVAAADPDARLLLCGVIENLEYHAAILKLVKDLGLSDRVKVIGPQSNVAEILRGSHAFAMPSSFEAHSIGFLEALASGIPVVGNEIPSFAFANEFPGVELLDTSDADAYGRALLDALSQPRATRPLNGLTLQSTADRYLAIACDVLNPRVGLS is encoded by the coding sequence ATGAGAATTCTTCAGGTCATTCTTGCACCCCGATTATCTGGTGCAGAGGTGCTTGCAAAGGGCGTGGCCATTGGGCATCAGCGGGGCGGTCACGACGTTTGCATTACTTCGCTGATGCCTGAGCACGACGATTTCCAGCACATCAGCGCCGAATTGCGCACGAACAATGTCGTCTGTTTTTTCCCGCAGCGCTCGCTTGGCAGGGTGGGGCGGCTGCTGTTCCTGCATCGCGCTATTCGACGGTTCAAACCCGACATCATTTTTGCGCACGCGACGATTCCGGCCTTGTACGTGCGCGCGCTGCCTACGCGCGTGCCGATCGTCTGGGTCATGCATTCCGGCGCCAACGACTTCGCGAACAACGCGCTGCTATTTGCCGAACGTTTGCTGTCGGGACGGGCGAAAGCGGTGATTGGTGTGTCGCAGAAAAATATCGACGATTACGTCAAGGAAGTGGGTTCGCATCCCTCCATGATTGTGGTGCCGAACGGCGTTGATATTTCGCGTTTCGAACAAGTGAGCGAGCCGTTGCCATCGACCGGTTTCAGGCAGATCGTCCAGATCGGCCGGTATATCCCGGAGAAAAATCAGTTGCAAACGGTGCAAGCGTTTTCGCGCGTTGCCGCGGCCGATCCCGACGCGCGTTTGCTCCTGTGCGGTGTGATTGAAAACCTCGAATATCACGCGGCCATCCTGAAACTGGTGAAGGACCTGGGGTTGAGCGATCGCGTGAAGGTGATCGGGCCGCAATCGAATGTCGCGGAGATTTTGCGCGGGTCGCACGCGTTCGCCATGCCGTCGAGTTTCGAGGCGCACAGCATCGGATTCCTGGAGGCGCTGGCGTCGGGAATTCCTGTCGTGGGCAATGAGATTCCCTCGTTCGCGTTCGCCAATGAGTTCCCGGGCGTTGAACTACTCGATACCAGCGACGCCGATGCCTACGGCCGTGCGTTGCTCGATGCTTTGTCGCAGCCGAGAGCCACGCGGCCGCTTAATGGTTTGACGTTGCAGAGCACGGCCGACCGCTACCTGGCGATTGCCTGCGATGTGCTTAATCCGCGAGTAGGGCTGAGTTGA
- the gyrA gene encoding DNA gyrase subunit A, translating into MDQFAKETLPISLEEEMRRSYLDYAMSVIVGRALPDVRDGLKPVHRRALYSMHELNNDWNRAYKKSARIVGDVIGKYHPHGDQSVYDTIVRMAQPFSLRYMLVDGQGNFGSVDGDNAAAMRYTEIRMAKIGHELLADIDKETVDFGPNYDGSESEPLVLPARIPNLLINGSAGIAVGMATNIPPHNLREIVDACMHLLNNPDTTIDELIEIVPAPDFPTAGVIYGVSGVRDGYRTGRGRVVMRATTHFEEIDRGQRMAIIVDEIPYQVNKRTLLERIAELVNEKKIEGISDIRDESDKSGMRVVVELKRGEVPEVVLNNLYKMTQLQDTFGINMVALVDGQPRLLNLKQMLECFLSHRREVLTRRTVYELRKARDRGHVLEGLAVALANIDEFIRIIKAAPTPPIAKQDLMNNAWDSEIVREMLSRAETEESGGRQAYRPEGLNPAYGMQADGLYKLSDVQAQEILQMRLQRLTGLEQDKIVGEYKEVMAQIADLLDILARPERIRAIIVEELASIRAEFGDDRRSRIELNATELNTEDLITPQEMVVTMSHTGYVKSQPLSEYRAQKRGGRGKQATQMKEDDWIDTLFIANTHDHMLCFSNRGRVYWIKVYEVPQGSRNSRGRPIVNMFPLQDGEKINVVLPIKEFSADKYVFMATSLGTVKKTPLEAFSRPLRKGIIAVGLDDGDFLIGAAITDGQHDVMLFSDSGKAVRFDENDVRAMGREARGVRGMQLEEGQQVIALLVAGGENQSVLTATENGFGKRTPIDEYTRHGRGTKGMIAIQTSERNGKVVAATLVEPESEIMLITNTGVLIRTRVSEIREMGRATQGVTLISLDDGTKLSGLQHIAEAEVAVELDADLEGEAGEANDAGEPSASTAADDVDAGDTPDDTPEGDEDGTS; encoded by the coding sequence ATGGATCAATTCGCCAAAGAGACCCTGCCAATCTCCCTTGAGGAGGAAATGCGCCGCTCATATCTCGATTACGCGATGAGCGTGATCGTGGGGCGAGCGCTCCCGGATGTCCGCGACGGCCTCAAGCCAGTCCACCGTCGCGCGCTGTATTCCATGCACGAACTGAACAACGACTGGAATCGCGCCTATAAGAAGTCGGCGCGTATTGTGGGCGACGTCATCGGTAAATATCACCCGCACGGCGACCAGTCGGTCTACGACACCATCGTGCGGATGGCGCAACCGTTCTCGCTGCGCTACATGCTGGTCGACGGACAAGGCAATTTCGGTTCGGTCGACGGCGACAACGCCGCCGCCATGCGATACACCGAAATCCGCATGGCGAAGATCGGCCATGAGTTGCTCGCGGACATTGACAAGGAAACGGTCGACTTCGGCCCGAACTACGACGGCAGCGAAAGTGAGCCGCTGGTTCTGCCTGCGCGTATTCCCAATCTGCTGATCAATGGCTCGGCCGGCATTGCCGTGGGTATGGCGACGAATATTCCGCCGCACAACCTGCGCGAAATCGTCGATGCCTGCATGCATCTGCTGAACAACCCCGACACGACCATCGACGAGCTGATCGAGATCGTTCCGGCCCCGGATTTCCCGACGGCCGGCGTGATTTATGGCGTCTCGGGCGTACGGGACGGGTATCGCACCGGTCGCGGCCGCGTCGTGATGCGCGCGACCACGCACTTCGAAGAGATCGACCGCGGCCAGCGGATGGCGATCATCGTCGACGAAATTCCGTATCAGGTGAACAAGCGCACGTTGCTTGAGCGCATTGCCGAGCTGGTGAACGAGAAGAAGATCGAAGGCATCTCGGACATCCGCGACGAATCCGACAAGAGCGGCATGCGCGTGGTGGTCGAACTGAAGCGCGGCGAAGTGCCGGAAGTGGTGCTGAACAATCTGTACAAGATGACGCAGCTTCAGGACACGTTCGGCATCAACATGGTCGCGCTGGTCGACGGCCAGCCGCGCCTCTTGAACCTGAAGCAAATGCTGGAGTGTTTCCTGTCGCATCGGCGGGAAGTGCTGACGCGGCGCACAGTATACGAACTGCGCAAGGCGCGGGATCGTGGCCACGTGCTGGAAGGCCTGGCGGTGGCGCTGGCGAATATCGACGAATTCATCCGCATCATCAAGGCCGCGCCGACTCCGCCGATCGCGAAGCAGGACTTGATGAACAACGCCTGGGACTCGGAAATCGTGCGCGAAATGCTGTCGCGCGCCGAAACCGAGGAATCGGGCGGGCGTCAGGCATATCGGCCGGAAGGGCTGAATCCGGCGTACGGCATGCAGGCCGACGGCTTGTACAAGCTGTCCGACGTCCAGGCGCAGGAAATTCTGCAAATGCGTCTGCAACGCCTGACCGGGCTCGAGCAGGACAAGATTGTTGGCGAGTACAAGGAAGTGATGGCGCAAATCGCCGACTTGCTCGACATCCTGGCGCGGCCGGAGCGGATTCGCGCGATCATCGTGGAAGAACTGGCGTCCATTCGTGCGGAATTCGGCGACGACCGCCGTTCGCGCATCGAACTGAATGCCACCGAGCTGAACACCGAAGATCTGATCACGCCGCAGGAAATGGTCGTGACCATGTCGCATACCGGCTACGTGAAGTCGCAGCCGCTGTCCGAGTATCGCGCGCAAAAGCGTGGCGGGCGCGGCAAGCAGGCCACGCAGATGAAGGAAGACGACTGGATCGACACGCTGTTCATCGCGAATACGCATGACCACATGCTGTGTTTCTCGAACCGTGGCCGTGTTTACTGGATCAAGGTCTACGAAGTGCCGCAGGGTTCGCGGAATTCGCGCGGCCGGCCGATCGTGAACATGTTCCCGCTGCAAGACGGCGAGAAGATCAACGTCGTGCTGCCGATCAAGGAATTCTCCGCCGATAAATACGTCTTTATGGCGACTTCATTGGGTACGGTCAAGAAAACGCCACTGGAAGCCTTCAGCCGGCCGCTGCGCAAGGGCATCATTGCAGTTGGCCTGGACGACGGCGATTTCCTGATCGGTGCAGCGATTACCGACGGCCAGCATGACGTGATGCTGTTCTCGGATTCGGGTAAGGCGGTGCGTTTCGACGAAAACGACGTGCGCGCAATGGGCCGCGAAGCCCGTGGCGTGCGCGGCATGCAACTGGAAGAAGGGCAGCAGGTTATTGCGTTGCTCGTGGCGGGCGGTGAAAACCAGTCAGTGCTGACCGCGACCGAGAACGGCTTCGGCAAGCGCACGCCGATTGACGAATACACGCGTCACGGCCGTGGCACGAAGGGCATGATCGCTATCCAGACGTCAGAACGTAACGGCAAGGTAGTCGCCGCAACGCTCGTCGAGCCGGAAAGCGAGATCATGCTGATCACCAATACTGGCGTGCTGATTCGCACGCGGGTGTCGGAGATCCGTGAAATGGGCCGTGCAACCCAAGGTGTTACACTCATCAGTCTTGATGACGGCACGAAGCTGTCCGGCTTGCAGCATATCGCCGAGGCGGAAGTGGCAGTCGAACTCGACGCCGATCTGGAAGGTGAAGCGGGCGAGGCAAACGACGCTGGCGAACCATCGGCCAGCACTGCGGCTGATGACGTTGACGCAGGCGACACGCCGGACGACACGCCGGAAGGTGATGAGGACGGCACGTCCTGA
- the ompA gene encoding outer membrane protein OmpA — translation MNKLSKLAFIAATAVMAASAMAQSVPASRQAVNDNWVNGTGEYVWMNGTNELCWRDAFWTPATANAKCDGALVAQAPQPPVAPPVAPVIQSQKITYQADALFDFDKAILKPAGKEKLDDLASKIGDLNLEVVVATGYTDRIGSDKYNDRLSLRRAQAVKAYLVSKGIEANRIYTEGKGKRNPVTTGCNQKNRKQLIACLAPDRRVEVEVVGTSRQPQ, via the coding sequence ATGAATAAACTTTCAAAGCTCGCGTTCATTGCAGCTACCGCAGTTATGGCTGCATCGGCTATGGCGCAATCGGTCCCGGCTTCGCGTCAGGCAGTTAATGACAACTGGGTGAACGGCACGGGCGAATACGTGTGGATGAACGGCACGAACGAGCTTTGCTGGCGTGACGCGTTCTGGACCCCGGCAACGGCCAACGCAAAGTGCGATGGCGCGCTGGTAGCCCAGGCACCGCAACCGCCGGTCGCTCCGCCGGTTGCTCCGGTCATCCAGAGCCAGAAGATTACGTACCAAGCTGACGCTCTGTTCGACTTCGACAAGGCTATCCTGAAGCCGGCTGGCAAGGAAAAGCTTGACGATCTCGCATCGAAGATTGGCGACCTGAACCTGGAAGTCGTGGTCGCAACGGGTTACACGGACCGTATCGGTTCGGACAAGTACAACGATCGCCTGTCCCTGCGTCGTGCACAAGCTGTCAAGGCATACTTGGTCAGCAAGGGCATCGAAGCCAACCGTATCTATACGGAAGGCAAGGGCAAGCGTAACCCGGTTACCACGGGTTGCAACCAGAAGAACCGCAAGCAACTTATCGCCTGCCTCGCACCGGATCGTCGCGTGGAAGTCGAAGTTGTTGGAACCTCGCGTCAGCCGCAGTAA